The Salegentibacter mishustinae genomic interval CGCCAGATAGAATGTACCATTAATGGTATTGGCGAGCGTGCAGGAAACACCGCTTTAGAAGAAGTCGTTATGATCTTGAGACAACACCCTAATTTGAATTTAAATACTTTAATAGATCCTAAATTTCTTTTTGATACCAGTTGTATGGTTTCCAAAGAAATGGGAATGTTCGTGCAGCCAAATAAAGCCATTGTAGGCGCTAACGCCTTTGCACATAGCTCAGGAATTCACCAGGATGGAGTGATCAAAAATCGTGAAACATACGAAATTATTGATCCTGCAGAAGTTGGAGTTACCGAATCGGCTATTGTTTTAACTGCAAGAAGCGGAAGAGCAGCTTTAGCACATAAAGCCAAAAAAATGGGCTATAATTTAACGAAACTTCAATTAGATGAAGTCTATGCAGAATTTTTGAATTATGCCGATGCGCGAAGATGTGTTGAGGACCATGATATCCACGAAATTATGCAAATTTCCGAAAGAAGAATAAGAGCAATCGCCTAAGATGCGGAACGCAAAAATGGCAGCACAGGAAAGAATTATAAACCTGTGATGAATTCCCTGCTTGGGATAGAATTTATAAACAAATGAAGAAAACTTTATTCGATAAAATTTGGGACGCTCACGTGGTAGAATCTATACCAGATGGGCCCGATATTTTATATATCGATAAACACCTAATACACGAAGTCACGAGTCCGCAAGCTTTTAATGAGCTAAAGGAACGTGACATTTCGGTGTTTCGACCAGACCAGATTGTTGCTACGGCCGATCATAATACACCCACTGAAAATCAACATTTACCGGTTAAAGATTTATTGTCCAGAAAGCAACTTAAAGAGTTAACCCAAAATTGCGAAGAAAATAATATTACGCTTTATGGTCTTGGCCATCCTTACAACGGGATTGTTCACGTAATGGCTCCCGAACTTGGGATTACTCAACCAGGAATGACAATGGTTTGCGGTGACAGCCACACCTCTACTCACGGCGCTTTTGGCACTATTGCTTTTGGAATTGGCACCAGCCAGGTTTCCCAGGTTTTCGCCAGCCAATGTGTTTTGGTCCAAAAACCAAAGAAATTGCGGGTAAACGTAAATGGAAAACTTAAAAAAGGGGTTTTACCAAAAGACGTGATTCTTTATATCATAAGCAAACTGGGAACTAATTCTGGTACAGGATACTTCTGCGAGTATGCAGGAAATGTGTTTGAAGAAATGTCTATGGAAGGCCGTATGACGGTTTGTAATATGAGTATTGAAATGGGCGCCCGAGGTGGTTTAATCGCTCCCGATCAAACTACTTTTGAATATGTAAAAGGCAAAGAATTCGCACCAAAAGGTGAAGAATTTGAATCAGCAAAAGCTTACTGGGAAACTCTAAAAACCGATGAAGACGCTGAGTTCGATCAGGAATATTCATTTGATGCCGAAGATATTGAACCGATGATCACCTACGGAACAAATCCGGGGATGGGAATTAAAATTACCGGTGCAATCCCGATGGAAGGTGGAAAAAGCGACGCCAAAGCTTTGGCCTATATGGGCTTTAAACCCGGAGAATCTTTACTGGAAAAACCTATAAATTGGATTTTCATCGGAAGTTGTACCAACTCAAGAATCGAAGATTTTAGACAGGCAGCAGCTTATATAAAAGGTAAACAAAAAGCGAAAAATGTAAATGCCTTAATTGTACCGGGTTCACGCCAGGTGGCCGCACAAATTGAAGCAGAAGGCCTTCGCGAAGTATTCGAAAATGCCGGTTTTACATTACGACAACCCGGTTGTTCTGCTTGCTTAGCAATGAATGACGATAAGATTCCCGCCGGTGAATATTGCGTTTCTACCAGTAACAGAAATTTTGAAGGAAGACAGGGACAGGGTTCCAGAACCATATTAGCAAGTCCGTTAACGGCAGCTGCAACCGCAGTTTCAGGAAAATTAACCGACTTTACAAAACACTTAAATTAAATGGAAAAGTTTATCACATTAACCGATACAGCGGTTCCTTTAGAAATAGAAAACGTAGATACCGACCAGATAATTCCTGCAAGGTTTCTAAAAGCAACAGATAAAGCGGGATTTGGAGAAAATCTGTTTCGGGATTGGCGTTTTGATAACAACGACGAGCCAAATCCTGAATTTGTTTTAAACAAGCCTGAATTTAAAGGATCTATTTTAGTAGCAGGAGATAATTTTGGTTGCGGCTCCAGCCGGGAGCACGCGGCCTGGGCAATTAAAGCATACGGATTCAAAGTAGTTGTTTCCAGTTATTTTGCTGATATCTTCAAAGGAAATGCTCTTAATAACGGATTGCTTCCGGTTCAGGTAAGTCCTAAGTTTTTAGACCAGCTTTTTGTTGAAATCACCAAAGATCCTTCCGTAGAAATTAATGTAGATCTGGAAGCACAGAAAATTAGTATTCCGAAGGGAAATATTTCAGAAAGCTTTGAGATAGATCCGTATAAAAAAACCTGTATGCTCAATGGTTTTGACGATATAGACTTTCTGGTAAGCAAACTGGATGCAATAAAAGAATATGAACAGAAAAGATCACAAAAACTAGAAGGGACCACAGCCTTGTAGATTTGAATATGAGTAGATATCTGGAATAAACGTCATCCTGAACTTGTTTTAAGAACTAAGTTGATTAAACACGTTGGAAGCTTAAACAATCCCGAAGTTTCGGGACAGCTTGACGAGAGTTATAAGTCTAAGACGGTTTCGGATTAAAAAATAACCACACATAAAGAAGAAGAAAAATGAAATTAAAAATAGCAGTCTTGCCCGGAGACGGGATAGGTCCTGAAATCACACAGCAATCAGTTAAAGTTTTGAAAGCTGTAGCAGATCGTTTTGATCACCACTTTCAATTTGAAGACGCCTTGGTAGGTGCGGCAGCAATAGATTTGCTGAACAATCCGTTACCTGAAGCTACGCTGGAATTGTGCAAGAAATCTGATGCTGTGTTATTTGGGGCTATAGGACACCCAAAGTATGACAATAATCCCGATGCAAAAGTTAGACCTGAACAGGGACTCCTACAGCTAAGAAAAGGCCTGGGACTTTTTGCCAATATTAGACCCGTAAAAGCCTATGATAAACTTATAGAACAATCGCCATTAAAAGCCGATCGTATTACCGGTGCAGATATGGTGATTTACCGGGAACTTACCGGCGGAATTTATTTTGGCGATAAATTTACGGCTGAAGATGGTCAAAGCGCTACCGATGTTTGCACCTATTCTGTGGAAGAGATTTCCAGGATGGCACACCTGGCTTTTAAAGCTGCACAACAAAGATCTAAAAAATTAACGCTGGTAGATAAAGCCAATGTTCTGGAAACTTCCAGGTTATGGCGAAAAACAGTAACCAAAATTGGCGAAGAATATCCAGATGTGGCGCTAGACTTCCTTTTTGTTGACAACGCGGCCATGCAAATGATTCTTAACCCAACTCAATTTGATGTAATTCTTACCGAAAATATGTTTGGCGATATTCTTTCAGATGAAGCCAGTGTAATTGGTGGCAGCATCGGGTTATTAGCATCGGCATCTGTAGGAAAAGAAAACGCAATGTTTGAACCTATTCACGGTTCCTATCCGCAGGCAACCGGTAAAGGCATCGCAAACCCTGTAGCTTCCATTTTATCGGCTGCAATGCTTTTAGAGCATTTCGGTTTGGTAGAAGAAGCCGAGGCAGTAAAAAAGGCGGTGGAACTTAGTATTAAACTAAATGTTTGCACCATAGACATTAACAAAGATAACCATTATACCACCGAAAAAGTGGGTGATTTCCTTGAGGGACTTATCAGTGAAGTTGATAATATTAGTATCAACAATGAGAACCTGAACCTTGGGCAAATGACTATTATTTAAGATTATTTTTTCTTCATTTATGTTTTGAACCCTTCGCATTTCGTGTGGTTTTGCGGGGGGTTTTTTAGTGATACCCACTTTGCAGGAGCTTGAAAAGCTTCCGCAAAGTGTTGGTAGAACTATCCCGACTTCAGCCGGGATCCTATTATTCTATACTCAGATAAAAATTCAAAAACCTAAACCTCATCCTTTTTTCTCTTAATTTCTTCCAAAGCAAGATTATCCTTACTTCCTAAATGCGAATGCTTTTTACCTTCTGCAGCTTCATAAGTTCCTTCCTGCACCTGGCCACCGATTATTTGATAAGCCTCTCTAAAAGATTTTCCCTGCATCACCAAATCATTGATACTATCTACCGTAAAAAGATATTTATATTTTTCATCCTGTAAATTGATATCCTTCACCTTAATTAAAGCGATGGAGTGAATAAAAACATCCAAGATCTCTTTAATATTTTCTACCGCATAAATGCTGTTTTCTTTGATCAGTTGGTAGTCTCTATGATAACCGCTCGGTAAATTATTGGTAATTAAAATCATCTCGTTAGCGATGCTCTGTAACTTGTTGCATTTACCACGAATCAATTCAAAAACATCAGGATTTTTCTTGTGTGGCATAATGCTGGAGCCTGTGGTAAGTTCATCGGGAAAAGTGATAAAGTCAAAATTCTGACTCATATATAAACAAATATCCATAGCAAAACGAGCTAAAGTATTTGCTACTGATGAAATATTAGAAGTCACTGTTCGCTCACACTTTCCACGACCCAGTTGTGCGGCTACCACATTATATTTTAAAGTAGAAAACCCTAACTCTTTGGTGGTGAATTCCCGATCTATAGGAAAAGAAGAGCCATAACCTGCCGCAGATCCCAACGGATTTTGATCTACAACTTTCAAACCGGCTTCCAGTAAATAAAGATCATCGATAAGTAATTCTGCATAGGCTGAAAACCATAAACCAAAACTTGAAGGCATCGCTACCTGCAAATGTGTATACCCGGGAAGAAGTTTCTCCTGATGTTTATCTGCGAGGCCCACAAGAACATCTATCAATTGCTTTGTTTTACTAGAAATCTCTCTCAAATTTTCTTTGAAATATAATTGCATCGCCACCAAAACCTGGTCATTCCTGGATCGAGCAGTATGGATTTTTTTTCCTGTATCTCCCAGGACTTTGGTTAATTCAAATTCAATTTTTGAATGTACATCTTCAAATTGCTCTTCTATCTCAAAAGTTCCTTTTTCAAGCTGCTGCTGAAGTTTAGCTAATTCTACTTCTATACTTTTCACTTCTTCTGAAGTCAGAATATCAACTTTCCCTAACATTCTAGCGTGAGCTTTTGAAGCTTTTAGATCGTATTCCGCGATATGCATATCTAACTCCCGGTCGTTTCCAACCGTAAAATTTTCGATCTTTTTATCTATAGCTAATCCTTTATCCCAGAGTTTCATAGTTTTTATTTTAAGCTAAAAATTAATTATAAACGTCATTCTGAATTTATTTCAGAATCTAAGTTGTTATATACCCAGAACACATTAGAAGCTGAAACAATCCCGAAGTTTCGGGACAACTTGACGCAAATTTTTCTACCAGTCTACTTATAGTCTTTATACTTTTAAAGTTTTTTCCAGCAATTTAATATACTTCTCAATCCCTTCTTCCACTTCTTTTACATAAATAAATTCATCTGCGGAATGAGATCTTGTGGAATCTCCCGGACCTAATTTTAAAGAAGGACAGCTTAACATTGCCTGGTCTGAAAGTGTAGGCGAACCATAAGTTTCCATTCCTAAAGAAATTCCAGCCTTTACTAACTCGTGATTCCTGGGAATTGAAGAAGAATTCAACCGAAGGGAACGTGCAGTTATTTCATCTACAGGAGCTTTTTTCTTTAAAATTTGCTCAATTTCAGCGTTGGAATACGCATCATTCACCCGAACATCTATCACCAGATCTACGTGGCCCGGCACTACATTATGCTGGCTGCCGGCATTGATCTGGGTTACCGTAAGTTTTACTTTCCCCAGAGTTTCAGATTCCTTCGGAAAATCAAATTCCTGAAACCATTTTAAAGCATTAGCAGTCTTGTATATCGAGTTATTATCATTGGGATGAGCGGCGTGTGAAGGAGTTCCCTTTACTTTAGCATCAAAAACTACCAGACCTTTTTCGGCAATTGCCAGTTGCATTAAAGTCGGTTCACCAACTATAGCAACATCAACTTTTGGCATTTTAGGTAACATACAGGCTATTCCATTTTTCCCGTTAATTTCCTCCTCAGCAGTTCCTGCAAAAATCAGATTATATTCCAGGTTTTTCGCTTCATAAAACCATGTGAAAGTTGCAAGTAAAGAAACAAGACAACCACCGGCATCGTTACTACCTAATCCGTATAATTTTCCATCTTCAATTTCAGCTTCAAATGGATTCCGGGTGTATGCTGAATTTGGTTTTACCGTATCGTGATGTGAATTAAGCAGCAAGCTTGGTTTAGCCGGATCAAAATATTTATTGGTAGCCCAAACATTGTTCAAATGCCGATAAAAGGTCATCTCTTTAGTTCGGAACCAATCTTCCAGCAACCCGGCCGTTTTATCTTCTTCCTTTGAGAATGATCGAATCTCAACAAGATTCTTTAGTAAATCCAGGGCCTCCTTTTGTAATTCTTCGAGCTTCATTAATCCGTGATTTTAGTATAAACAGATTCTTTATTTAATAACCTGAAATCCCCCAGAAATATATTTTTCACACCGCTTTCCAAAGCCTGGAAACTGTTGTGCAACTTAGGGAGCATCCCATCGCTTATTATTTTTTCTTCAAGCAATTCCTGGTATTTTTCACTGGTAATTTCTTGAATCACCGAATCATCGTTTTCGGCATTGGCCAGCACACCTTTTTTCTCAAAGCAGAAATAAAGTTCAGTCTCATATATATCGCTCATCGCTTTGGCGATTTCCGCAGCAACAGAATCGCCATTTGTGTTTAAAAGTACACCCTCTTCTGTACAGGAAATAGCCGAAAAAACAGGCATAATATTTTGTTCTAAAAGTGAATTTATAAATTCTGAATTAATCTTTTCCACGTCTCCAACAAAACCAAAGTCGACTTCCTTCACAGGACGTTTCTTGGAAACAATGCTCATTCCATCGGCACCGCATAAACCAATTGCATTTTCATTCAAAATTTGAAGCTTAGCTACAATATTTTTATTAATGAGTCCGCCGTAGACCATAGTGATCACTTTAATTGAATCGGCATCGGTGATTCTTCGCCCTTCAAACATTTGGGTTTTATAACCGAGTTTCCCTGCAATTTCGGTAGCCAGGTTTCCCCCACCATGAACCAGGATCTTCGGGCCTCGCAAAGCCACAAAATCATTCAGGAATTCAGCGAATTTGGATTCATCTTCAATAAGCTTCCCTCCTATTTTTACAACTTTTAAAACCTTGTTTTTCATATTTCCTTAATTCCGTCCATTAGAGTACGATGAAACTGAATACTGTTTAAGCATTCTTCCCTAAATCTTTTGCTTGCACTTTTTCTTCTAAAATTCTTTTTAAAACCGCCTGCGCAGCAAAAGTTCTGTTTCCCGCCTGTTGAATCACCACCGAGTTTTCTGAATCCAATACCTCATCGGCAATCACCATATTTCTTCTTACCGGCAAACAATGCATCACTTTTGCATTATTGGTTAATTTTAATTTTTTTGCAGAAAAAGTCCAGTTTCGATCTTCACTTAGTTTTTGACCGTAATTTTCATAGCTACTCCAATTTTTAACATACACGAAATCGGCATCTTTTAAAGCCTCAGCCTGATCGTGAATAACCGAAACATTTTTAGTGATTTTTGGATTTAGATCATAACCTTCCGGATTGGTGATCACAAAATCCACATCAAGATTTTGCATAATTTCAGCAAAAGAATTAGGTACACTTTGCGGTAAAGTCTTTGGGTGCGGCGCCCAGCTAAGCACAACTTTCGGCTTATCTTTTTTATTTAATTCGGAAATAGTCATGGCATCGGTAAGTGCCTGCAGGGGATGGCCCGTAGCACTTTCCAAATTTACAACAGGTACAGACGCAAATTTTTTAAAGCTATTTAATACCGTCTCAGCCTCATCTTTTTCTTTGTCTTTTAAGTCGGGAAACGCTCGTACCGCGATGATATCGCAATACTGCGAAAGCACCGCAGCCGCTTCTTTAATATGTTCAGCTTTATCGGAATCCATTACCGCCCCATCTTCAAACTCCAACTTCCAGCTATCGCTACCGGCATTCATCACCATTACTTCCATTCCCAACAATTTCGCGGCTTTTTCAGAACTTAAACGCGTACGTAAACTGGGGTTAAAAAATAGCATTCCCAGGGTTTTTCCTTTTCCTATTTCTAAAGTGGATGTGCTTTTTTTCAACTCTAGCGCTTCCGTAATTAATTGCTGTAAATCTTTTATATCTGATAATTCTGTGTAATTTTTCATATTTAGCGTTTTATCCTTCAAGGTCTACAAGACCTTGAAGGTTTTAATTTCCCTAATACCTACAGGGTTTATAAAACTTTTCAGAAATGTTTAATTAAGAACAATCTTTAAAGCTTTAAATAACTCATCAAAATGTTTCTTTTTTATGTTTAATGGCGGTAAAATTCTTAGCAGTTTTTTATTGGCCGAGGCTCCGGTAAAAATTTGATGCTTATACAACAGTTCTTTTCTTAACTGCGCGATCTCAAAATCGAATTCTAAACCAATCATCAATCCGCGACCTTTGATCTTTTTGATCTGCGGAATTTCCGCCGCTTTCTCTTTTACATATCCAAAAAGTTCACTGGCATTTTTCAGAAGATTTTCTTTTTCTATAACCTCCAAAACCGAAATCCCCGCGGCACAGGCCAGGTGATTCCCACCAAAAGTCGTACCCAGCATTCCGGGTTTTGCTTCAATAGCTTTATCGATTAACACCCCGCCAATTGGAAACCCATTGCCCATTCCTTTCGCTATGGAAATAATATCAGGTCGAATATTATGTTTCTGAAAAGCAAAAAAATCTCCTGTCCTCCCATAACCCGACTGTACCTCATCTGCAATTAAAACTGAACTATATTTTTTACACAATTCAGCGGTTTTTTGATAAAATTCAGTAGAAGCTTCATCGAGTCCTCCAACACCTTGGATCACTTCAAAAATAACCGCAGCCACGTCGCCTTTTTTCAACTCTTTTTCAAGCGTATCCGTATCTTCAAAAGCAATTTTCGTCGCTTGATGATGTTGATTGAATGGAGCTTTAATATTTTCATTGTCGGTCACCGCAACCACTCCTGAAGTTCTTCCGTGGAAAGCATTTTCAAAATAGATCACGCGATCTTTCCCAGTATGAAAAGAAGCAACTTTAAGCGCATTTTCATTGGCCTCAGCCCCCGAATTACATAAAAACAGACTATAATCTTCTATTCCTGAAAGTTTTTTCAACTTTTCGGCAAGATTGTTTTGCAAAGGATTTTTGACCGAATTGGAGTAAAAACCCAGTTCCGCAACCTGTTTAGAAATAGAATTCACATAAGCGGGATGGGAATGTCCAATAGAAATTACCGCATGGCCGCCATAAAGATCCAGGTATTTATTTCCTTCTTTATCAAAAACATAAGCGCCCTCGCCTTTTACCGGCGTGATATCGTAAAGCGGATAAACATCAAATAATTCCATAGTTAGTCGATTGTAATGGTGTTTATTTTCTTGAAGGAAGCCTGGATTCCTTTTATCAATGATGAACTGAGTCCGTTGTGCTCCATTTCATTTAATCCCTCAATGGTGCAACCACGTGGGGTAGTCACCTTATCGATTTCCTCTTCGGGGTGCTTACCAGATTCTATAAGCAAGCTGGAAGCACCCAAACAGGTTTGCATAGCCAACTGCTGGGCGTCTTTAGCATCAAAACCAAGTTGGACAGCGCCCTGGGTGGTAGCGCGAATCAGTCGCATCCAAAAAGCGACTCCACTGGCGCAAATTACCGTAGCCGCCTGCATCTTGTTTTCCGGAATAATAATACTTGTACCCAATCGATTAAAAATAGCCTCAGCAATAGCGATGCGTTTTTCTCCTTTTTCGTTGCTACAAAGACAGGTCATTGATTTACCTACTGCAATGGCCGTGTTAGGCATAGAACGCACAATAAACTGATCCTGGCCAACAATCGCTTCCATAGCAGCGATCTTAAAGCCAGTTACGGTAGAAATAAGCACATGCTTCTCGGTAAGCTGATCTTTTATCTCTTCCAGAATTCGCTCCATTTGCGTAGGTTGAACTGCGAAAACAAGGATATC includes:
- the proC gene encoding pyrroline-5-carboxylate reductase; this encodes MKIAIIGAGNLGLSIAKGLIVNNAFTTLYLTKRKIEELQNYEEYSNVTVTKDNREAVQNSDILVFAVQPTQMERILEEIKDQLTEKHVLISTVTGFKIAAMEAIVGQDQFIVRSMPNTAIAVGKSMTCLCSNEKGEKRIAIAEAIFNRLGTSIIIPENKMQAATVICASGVAFWMRLIRATTQGAVQLGFDAKDAQQLAMQTCLGASSLLIESGKHPEEEIDKVTTPRGCTIEGLNEMEHNGLSSSLIKGIQASFKKINTITID
- a CDS encoding N-acetylornithine carbamoyltransferase, with the translated sequence MKNYTELSDIKDLQQLITEALELKKSTSTLEIGKGKTLGMLFFNPSLRTRLSSEKAAKLLGMEVMVMNAGSDSWKLEFEDGAVMDSDKAEHIKEAAAVLSQYCDIIAVRAFPDLKDKEKDEAETVLNSFKKFASVPVVNLESATGHPLQALTDAMTISELNKKDKPKVVLSWAPHPKTLPQSVPNSFAEIMQNLDVDFVITNPEGYDLNPKITKNVSVIHDQAEALKDADFVYVKNWSSYENYGQKLSEDRNWTFSAKKLKLTNNAKVMHCLPVRRNMVIADEVLDSENSVVIQQAGNRTFAAQAVLKRILEEKVQAKDLGKNA
- the leuC gene encoding 3-isopropylmalate dehydratase large subunit, whose protein sequence is MKKTLFDKIWDAHVVESIPDGPDILYIDKHLIHEVTSPQAFNELKERDISVFRPDQIVATADHNTPTENQHLPVKDLLSRKQLKELTQNCEENNITLYGLGHPYNGIVHVMAPELGITQPGMTMVCGDSHTSTHGAFGTIAFGIGTSQVSQVFASQCVLVQKPKKLRVNVNGKLKKGVLPKDVILYIISKLGTNSGTGYFCEYAGNVFEEMSMEGRMTVCNMSIEMGARGGLIAPDQTTFEYVKGKEFAPKGEEFESAKAYWETLKTDEDAEFDQEYSFDAEDIEPMITYGTNPGMGIKITGAIPMEGGKSDAKALAYMGFKPGESLLEKPINWIFIGSCTNSRIEDFRQAAAYIKGKQKAKNVNALIVPGSRQVAAQIEAEGLREVFENAGFTLRQPGCSACLAMNDDKIPAGEYCVSTSNRNFEGRQGQGSRTILASPLTAAATAVSGKLTDFTKHLN
- the leuB gene encoding 3-isopropylmalate dehydrogenase; protein product: MKLKIAVLPGDGIGPEITQQSVKVLKAVADRFDHHFQFEDALVGAAAIDLLNNPLPEATLELCKKSDAVLFGAIGHPKYDNNPDAKVRPEQGLLQLRKGLGLFANIRPVKAYDKLIEQSPLKADRITGADMVIYRELTGGIYFGDKFTAEDGQSATDVCTYSVEEISRMAHLAFKAAQQRSKKLTLVDKANVLETSRLWRKTVTKIGEEYPDVALDFLFVDNAAMQMILNPTQFDVILTENMFGDILSDEASVIGGSIGLLASASVGKENAMFEPIHGSYPQATGKGIANPVASILSAAMLLEHFGLVEEAEAVKKAVELSIKLNVCTIDINKDNHYTTEKVGDFLEGLISEVDNISINNENLNLGQMTII
- a CDS encoding aspartate aminotransferase family protein, with product MELFDVYPLYDITPVKGEGAYVFDKEGNKYLDLYGGHAVISIGHSHPAYVNSISKQVAELGFYSNSVKNPLQNNLAEKLKKLSGIEDYSLFLCNSGAEANENALKVASFHTGKDRVIYFENAFHGRTSGVVAVTDNENIKAPFNQHHQATKIAFEDTDTLEKELKKGDVAAVIFEVIQGVGGLDEASTEFYQKTAELCKKYSSVLIADEVQSGYGRTGDFFAFQKHNIRPDIISIAKGMGNGFPIGGVLIDKAIEAKPGMLGTTFGGNHLACAAGISVLEVIEKENLLKNASELFGYVKEKAAEIPQIKKIKGRGLMIGLEFDFEIAQLRKELLYKHQIFTGASANKKLLRILPPLNIKKKHFDELFKALKIVLN
- the argB gene encoding acetylglutamate kinase, whose protein sequence is MKNKVLKVVKIGGKLIEDESKFAEFLNDFVALRGPKILVHGGGNLATEIAGKLGYKTQMFEGRRITDADSIKVITMVYGGLINKNIVAKLQILNENAIGLCGADGMSIVSKKRPVKEVDFGFVGDVEKINSEFINSLLEQNIMPVFSAISCTEEGVLLNTNGDSVAAEIAKAMSDIYETELYFCFEKKGVLANAENDDSVIQEITSEKYQELLEEKIISDGMLPKLHNSFQALESGVKNIFLGDFRLLNKESVYTKITD
- a CDS encoding M20 family metallo-hydrolase, translating into MKLEELQKEALDLLKNLVEIRSFSKEEDKTAGLLEDWFRTKEMTFYRHLNNVWATNKYFDPAKPSLLLNSHHDTVKPNSAYTRNPFEAEIEDGKLYGLGSNDAGGCLVSLLATFTWFYEAKNLEYNLIFAGTAEEEINGKNGIACMLPKMPKVDVAIVGEPTLMQLAIAEKGLVVFDAKVKGTPSHAAHPNDNNSIYKTANALKWFQEFDFPKESETLGKVKLTVTQINAGSQHNVVPGHVDLVIDVRVNDAYSNAEIEQILKKKAPVDEITARSLRLNSSSIPRNHELVKAGISLGMETYGSPTLSDQAMLSCPSLKLGPGDSTRSHSADEFIYVKEVEEGIEKYIKLLEKTLKV
- the argH gene encoding argininosuccinate lyase → MKLWDKGLAIDKKIENFTVGNDRELDMHIAEYDLKASKAHARMLGKVDILTSEEVKSIEVELAKLQQQLEKGTFEIEEQFEDVHSKIEFELTKVLGDTGKKIHTARSRNDQVLVAMQLYFKENLREISSKTKQLIDVLVGLADKHQEKLLPGYTHLQVAMPSSFGLWFSAYAELLIDDLYLLEAGLKVVDQNPLGSAAGYGSSFPIDREFTTKELGFSTLKYNVVAAQLGRGKCERTVTSNISSVANTLARFAMDICLYMSQNFDFITFPDELTTGSSIMPHKKNPDVFELIRGKCNKLQSIANEMILITNNLPSGYHRDYQLIKENSIYAVENIKEILDVFIHSIALIKVKDINLQDEKYKYLFTVDSINDLVMQGKSFREAYQIIGGQVQEGTYEAAEGKKHSHLGSKDNLALEEIKRKKDEV
- the leuD gene encoding 3-isopropylmalate dehydratase small subunit encodes the protein MEKFITLTDTAVPLEIENVDTDQIIPARFLKATDKAGFGENLFRDWRFDNNDEPNPEFVLNKPEFKGSILVAGDNFGCGSSREHAAWAIKAYGFKVVVSSYFADIFKGNALNNGLLPVQVSPKFLDQLFVEITKDPSVEINVDLEAQKISIPKGNISESFEIDPYKKTCMLNGFDDIDFLVSKLDAIKEYEQKRSQKLEGTTAL